TCTGAAAGCGGTCGTCCTTCTTCGTGGCGTGTGTCACTTCGGTGCGGAGTTCGCCCTCCTGCAGATCGAACACCCGGTCGGTTGCGCCGGTGAGTGCGGTCTGGCGCAGCGTGTCAATGCCGAGCGTGCTGTCCTGTGGCACGCCGATGTGCGAGCCGTCTGCCAGTTCCAGCGTGACAAATCCGTTATGCCCAGTGCGTACGCGGTCGCCTTCTGTCAGCATCATGTCGACGCTGACTGGCGTGAATGGGCCACTGCGGAACGCGTGTTCGACGGGACCGCTGGTCGCGACGACGCGCGCCGTCAGATGATCCCGCCTCAGCAGTTCAACCGGCAGCAGCAATTTCACACCAGGCTGCAAACGGCGCGGCGTGGGCACATGGTTCAGCCGGCTCACCGTCACCCAGTCCGAGGGATCGCGCAGATAGCGCCCTGCGATGTCGTAGAGCGTGTCGCCGCGCTTTGCGATGTACGGCGCCATGGCGTTGGAGCCAGGCGCCGGGTGCGTCTGCGCGAACGACGCTGAGGTCCACAAAGCGCCGAACGCCGCGGCAAGATACGGCGCCAGCAACGACACCGTGCGGCATGCTCTTCGCATGGACGCTGGCGCCGGCGTGCGCGTTATCCGCACACCGGCACCCGTCATGCGTCACCCCGCTCTGGCGTCCCGGCGCTTTCCACCCGTTCAAGGCGATAGCCATAGCCGTATATCGGTGTCAGCCGATAGCCATGTTCCGGACGCAGATTGAGCTTGGCGCGTAGCATCGACACGTGCGTGTCCATGGTACGCGACGGGATTTCGGTGACCTGCTTCCAGATCACTTCGAGAATGTGAGCGCGCGACAGCGGCCGGCTCAGATGCTGGAACAGCAGCAGCGCAAGTTCGAATTCCTTTTGTGTCAGCGCAACGGCGTTGCCCTTCAGGATCACCTGCTTCGCACTCAGATCGAAGTCGTAGTCTCCATAGACTTCGCGCGTGGACGAAGCACTGAACTGATAGGCGCGGCGCAGCAGCGAACCGATGCGCGCGAGCAGGACGCTGCCGGCAACCGGCTTGACGACGTAGTCGTCGGCGCCGAGGTTGA
The DNA window shown above is from Paraburkholderia sp. BL10I2N1 and carries:
- a CDS encoding response regulator transcription factor produces the protein MRIAVLDDDQAQTDFICQTLSAAGHICHAFSSGRELVRQLRRQTFDLLVLDWNVPDISGEEVLRWVRQSLSERLPILFMTSRSRETDITSILNLGADDYVVKPVAGSVLLARIGSLLRRAYQFSASSTREVYGDYDFDLSAKQVILKGNAVALTQKEFELALLLFQHLSRPLSRAHILEVIWKQVTEIPSRTMDTHVSMLRAKLNLRPEHGYRLTPIYGYGYRLERVESAGTPERGDA